A window of the Isosphaera pallida ATCC 43644 genome harbors these coding sequences:
- a CDS encoding protoglobin domain-containing protein produces MAQYLDMVGRIHTEQAGSPNVVVPLVQMNALMGFVADALTATIFGLGLPRDVEQTTLRAFQKLLWIQNDLINRHYARA; encoded by the coding sequence ATGGCCCAATACCTCGACATGGTGGGCCGAATCCACACCGAGCAGGCCGGCTCGCCCAACGTGGTGGTCCCGTTGGTTCAAATGAATGCGCTCATGGGCTTCGTGGCTGACGCCTTGACCGCCACGATTTTCGGCCTGGGTTTGCCCCGCGACGTTGAGCAAACCACCTTGCGCGCTTTCCAAAAGCTTCTCTGGATCCAAAACGATCTGATCAACCGTCACTACGCTCGCGCGTGA
- a CDS encoding vWA domain-containing protein — MSTSLPPASGDSYALMDDPTPILPGPSAVPAAPTSSIPSSSRQTNPAADPGEGLNLVIDPEPIGPTVAVSHAATVDAQAAAEAKRREAEAKKAQVEAEKQARAEAKARAKAEKAAARATLRARKRSQRTMPVIPGWVGSMAVHAGVLVILLLLPGAAEEAIDLSKRLNAAVDTSVASVEEPLKIMADPSQVRSEYLTDPNANPVGGVLNPSPSATPVVAAAATVSSKSAMPQAVELSASIASPLASMPSMPAVDFAGGGGIAGDVTQAVDNVDQALDQLVREILRELQRTKLTVVWMFDESNSMKDDQQAIRDRFERISSELIDNTSSEQRRSAALLHAVVGFGQQIHFDLEPTPDVTRIKEAITNLRIDMTGTENTMQSVQAVIARLGSKYITKERRMLIVLVTDESGDDGARVEETIQACLAAKVSVYVIGRQSLFGTDKLHIAYTDPVTKDVYYPTIQRGPETADFEMLQFDGLHGRWDEVPSGFAPYELARLTKETGGAYFILPNEEELRRRNRRLERIYSITTLKEYVPDYESRAEYLAKREKSELRRVMAAFINQSKQFPFRHHFSVDPQRFVSEIQAVQRQTAVRLTQLAEMEKALRALEKLRDREPEKRWQAAYDLMLAQTVAYQVKVFEYQNLLAHLLQTKPVPKVKPSRERTPDWEVFHSPKKYANPDATAKKYAEAEELLKRVIERHPNTPWADFAKHELDRGLSVDYHERVLDARYSERARLVPKY, encoded by the coding sequence ATGTCAACGAGCCTGCCGCCAGCCTCGGGCGACAGCTACGCTTTGATGGACGACCCCACCCCGATCCTTCCGGGCCCGTCCGCCGTCCCCGCCGCGCCGACGTCGTCGATCCCCTCTTCGAGTCGCCAAACCAACCCGGCTGCCGACCCCGGGGAAGGGCTAAACCTGGTCATCGACCCCGAACCGATCGGACCGACGGTCGCAGTTTCACACGCGGCCACCGTGGACGCCCAGGCCGCCGCCGAAGCCAAACGACGCGAGGCCGAAGCCAAGAAGGCTCAGGTCGAAGCCGAAAAACAAGCCCGCGCGGAAGCCAAAGCCCGGGCCAAAGCTGAGAAAGCCGCTGCCCGCGCCACGCTCCGCGCTCGAAAGCGCTCCCAGCGGACCATGCCGGTCATCCCCGGCTGGGTCGGCTCGATGGCAGTCCACGCCGGGGTGCTGGTGATCCTGCTGCTGTTACCCGGCGCGGCTGAGGAGGCCATTGACCTCTCCAAACGGCTCAACGCCGCTGTGGACACTTCGGTGGCCTCGGTCGAGGAGCCGCTCAAGATCATGGCCGACCCGTCGCAGGTTCGGTCGGAATACCTGACCGACCCCAACGCCAACCCAGTCGGCGGCGTCCTCAACCCGTCCCCCTCGGCAACCCCGGTCGTCGCGGCCGCGGCGACGGTCTCCTCCAAGTCGGCGATGCCCCAAGCGGTGGAACTATCGGCCTCCATCGCCTCGCCGCTGGCCTCGATGCCGTCGATGCCCGCGGTCGATTTCGCTGGGGGCGGCGGCATCGCCGGCGACGTGACCCAGGCGGTGGACAACGTCGATCAAGCCCTCGACCAACTGGTGCGGGAAATCCTCCGCGAACTCCAGCGCACCAAACTCACCGTGGTCTGGATGTTCGATGAATCCAACTCGATGAAGGACGACCAACAGGCCATCCGCGACCGCTTCGAACGAATCTCCTCGGAACTGATCGACAACACCTCCTCCGAACAACGGCGCTCCGCGGCGCTGTTGCATGCAGTCGTCGGGTTCGGCCAGCAAATTCACTTCGACCTCGAACCCACCCCCGACGTGACCCGGATCAAGGAGGCGATCACCAACCTGCGGATCGACATGACCGGGACCGAAAACACCATGCAGTCGGTCCAGGCGGTCATCGCCCGGCTGGGAAGCAAATACATCACCAAGGAACGACGGATGCTCATCGTCCTAGTCACCGACGAGTCGGGCGACGACGGAGCCCGAGTCGAAGAGACCATCCAAGCATGTCTAGCCGCCAAGGTCAGCGTGTACGTCATCGGCCGCCAATCCCTCTTCGGCACCGACAAGCTGCATATCGCCTACACCGACCCCGTCACCAAGGACGTCTATTATCCGACCATTCAACGCGGCCCTGAAACTGCCGACTTCGAGATGCTGCAATTCGACGGCCTACACGGACGCTGGGACGAGGTGCCTTCCGGGTTCGCCCCCTACGAACTGGCCCGCCTCACCAAGGAGACCGGTGGAGCCTACTTCATCCTGCCCAACGAAGAGGAACTACGCCGCCGCAACCGCCGCCTAGAACGAATTTACTCAATCACAACGCTGAAGGAATACGTGCCCGACTACGAAAGCCGCGCCGAATATCTGGCCAAACGGGAGAAGTCGGAACTCCGGCGGGTCATGGCCGCTTTCATCAACCAATCCAAACAATTTCCCTTCCGCCATCACTTCTCGGTCGATCCCCAACGCTTCGTCAGCGAGATTCAGGCCGTGCAGCGACAAACCGCCGTGCGGCTGACTCAACTGGCCGAAATGGAAAAAGCGCTCCGCGCCCTGGAGAAACTCCGCGACCGCGAACCGGAAAAGCGCTGGCAGGCAGCCTACGACCTCATGCTCGCCCAAACCGTAGCTTACCAAGTGAAGGTCTTTGAATACCAAAACCTACTTGCTCATCTGTTACAAACCAAGCCGGTTCCCAAGGTCAAGCCGTCGCGTGAGCGCACCCCGGACTGGGAAGTGTTTCATTCGCCCAAGAAATACGCCAACCCCGACGCGACCGCCAAGAAATACGCTGAAGCCGAGGAGCTGCTCAAGAGGGTGATCGAACGGCACCCCAACACCCCCTGGGCCGACTTCGCCAAGCACGAGTTGGATCGAGGTCTTTCGGTCGATTACCACGAGCGGGTGCTTGACGCTCGCTACAGCGAGCGGGCGCGTCTCGTGCCCAAGTATTGA
- a CDS encoding ArnT family glycosyltransferase, which translates to MNVNWLEQRQASSVEEGEVSTAWKPSGGFRAWEWWLTLGCGLVVLATAHQFGVTTDEGVQAEYGELVWRYFISGGVDRRCNELYDLKVYGPLYELISFWAYAWKPEWKFEIRHVVCGLTATLMVPPSVALGRRIGGEVGAVFTALGLLTLPQLIGHSCNNSKDIPTACGFIWSVWALVEVASGPARSFATRDRIITALGPGIALGLTMAVRPAAMLMLNGLLALAWLSHELRERMTQPPWLRSRWGVWSLLATLTIAWSLMVLAWPWARQAPWLHPLKAIATATAFHTAYPVTFEGRLLWSDQLPARYLIQTLAITTPLGTLGIAALGLGIAIVHLIRRPWDDPSQALLLVVAAFVGPILGWTLTRTNIYDGMRQFLFVLPPMAILFGVGCARLVQQGQSPQTRVGAAVFLASLTLWNLGDLVRLHPYQHTFHNAFVGGVAGADDRYDLDYWRASYKEAIEWVNRQPRSDPRQPLRVLVAGHPASRWCADWYKADHVETILMMGPASGPLPPGIDYVVATKRPLLRAVTSIEEARRAGRNAAFRPDQNYADAPVVHRVGRGGATFTVIRGRAATADRSR; encoded by the coding sequence ATGAACGTGAACTGGCTTGAGCAACGCCAGGCTTCTTCGGTCGAGGAAGGCGAGGTTTCCACAGCGTGGAAGCCGTCAGGAGGCTTCCGGGCTTGGGAGTGGTGGCTAACATTGGGGTGCGGACTGGTGGTGTTGGCAACGGCGCATCAGTTCGGCGTCACCACCGACGAGGGAGTGCAAGCCGAGTATGGTGAACTCGTCTGGCGCTATTTCATCTCAGGCGGCGTCGATCGACGTTGCAACGAACTCTATGACCTCAAGGTTTATGGACCTCTCTATGAGTTGATTTCGTTTTGGGCCTACGCTTGGAAACCGGAGTGGAAATTCGAGATTCGCCATGTGGTCTGCGGTCTGACCGCGACGCTGATGGTGCCGCCGTCGGTGGCGTTGGGGCGGCGGATTGGCGGCGAGGTTGGGGCGGTCTTTACGGCGTTGGGGTTATTAACGTTGCCTCAACTCATTGGTCACTCCTGCAACAACTCCAAGGACATCCCCACCGCATGCGGCTTCATCTGGTCGGTCTGGGCGTTGGTGGAGGTCGCCAGCGGACCGGCCCGGTCCTTTGCAACGCGGGATCGGATCATCACGGCGCTGGGACCGGGGATCGCCCTGGGTTTGACGATGGCGGTGCGCCCCGCTGCCATGTTGATGCTCAACGGCCTGCTAGCGCTAGCGTGGTTGAGTCACGAACTGCGTGAACGTATGACCCAACCGCCCTGGTTGCGGTCGCGTTGGGGAGTGTGGAGCTTGCTGGCGACTCTGACAATCGCCTGGTCACTTATGGTGCTGGCTTGGCCTTGGGCGCGTCAAGCTCCGTGGCTTCATCCGTTGAAGGCAATTGCTACGGCGACGGCGTTCCATACCGCCTATCCCGTCACCTTCGAGGGGCGGTTACTCTGGAGCGACCAGTTGCCGGCCCGCTACTTGATTCAGACCTTGGCGATCACCACCCCGCTGGGCACTCTGGGAATCGCGGCGCTGGGGTTAGGGATCGCAATCGTTCATCTGATTCGCCGACCTTGGGACGATCCATCGCAGGCTCTTCTACTGGTGGTCGCCGCGTTTGTGGGACCCATTCTGGGCTGGACGCTGACCCGCACGAATATCTACGACGGAATGCGCCAGTTTCTGTTCGTGCTGCCGCCAATGGCGATCCTATTCGGAGTGGGATGCGCCCGACTAGTCCAGCAAGGTCAATCGCCTCAAACACGGGTTGGGGCGGCGGTCTTCCTGGCCTCGTTGACCCTCTGGAACCTCGGCGACTTGGTACGGCTCCATCCGTATCAACACACCTTCCACAATGCCTTCGTGGGTGGTGTGGCCGGAGCTGACGACCGCTACGACTTGGATTACTGGCGCGCTTCTTATAAGGAGGCGATAGAGTGGGTCAACCGCCAGCCCCGCTCCGATCCTCGACAGCCGCTTCGCGTACTGGTGGCGGGCCATCCCGCGTCGCGCTGGTGTGCCGACTGGTATAAAGCCGATCATGTGGAAACGATTCTCATGATGGGTCCAGCCAGCGGTCCGTTGCCACCTGGCATTGACTATGTTGTGGCGACCAAACGTCCGCTGTTGAGGGCCGTCACGTCAATCGAGGAGGCGCGGCGGGCCGGCCGCAACGCAGCGTTTCGGCCCGATCAGAATTACGCCGACGCCCCCGTTGTCCACCGCGTTGGGCGTGGCGGCGCGACCTTCACCGTCATTCGAGGTCGGGCCGCTACTGCAGATCGAAGTCGTTGA
- a CDS encoding bifunctional serine/threonine-protein kinase/formylglycine-generating enzyme family protein, protein MSSQRRPSSYSTPSNSSGDSPPRARLGRYELIQRLGQGAQGEVWKAIELGSEQRLVAVKLLARGLGRDSARIRQFHKEVDRQKRLASSSLSSKRSDFFLGKGATASILPLLDSGEEDGIAYLVMPYIEGWTLAQIIEQRWCHKRGQIPVESHRLALLPEWEYRREMAGLLARLARALHVCHQARLAHRDVKPSNILLARDPLPLPTRNGTGTPSSSTTSRDPTTAPAQAIYLADFGLARDLDDVSLDPERDALGTPAYMAQEKLEGREGIDEIKADIASLGLTAFETFTLAKPRQLPVGLRLRGSQRLATLAALTMKPPRAICPDLPRHLEVILQEAIDPDPNHRYATALEFADDLERWLHGQPPRALARRRFDRQCLRNLQRRAVKLTLFLLVLLLVVISIAIGWSIRNRHFAQLAFNRAQTAFEQGDLECVRIELEQAEALGLESERLVAFLVRVRPELFAQTEKATASGEREWLERAKLWTGLLQRQLPVAGQRFDALLNRRVFLISSEPPGAVVTFRLAWSNGEPRAVAPVARLKAGSSSQPTTIDSLLPGDYWVTAIDPATGGFSERPWTIPFNPRDNHLHLPVFDHDQLNLDLVRFPGGPLPSTSSPSSANPSGTVSSAEQSVRPFRLSPHEITYREFRRIQTALGQPNLLTWRGDQPPPPDWLDYPVTRLTYQEALEFACLVGCRLPTLEELAFAQGGIDCLQQHDPNRFQRLLARGAIPDPVNSSADDRTETPGPYPRRLSGLFGNVSEFTLHPSRGDLDPTTGLIIPGTQGHVVSAGLIRLSPHRPVELVAGLRGKVLPKGGRNPLVGFRLARSETPRFPLTEAP, encoded by the coding sequence GTGTCCTCTCAACGTCGGCCCAGCTCTTACTCGACCCCCTCGAATAGCTCCGGCGATTCACCACCCCGCGCGCGTCTGGGCCGCTACGAGTTGATCCAACGCTTGGGTCAAGGAGCGCAGGGCGAGGTTTGGAAGGCGATCGAACTGGGTTCCGAACAGCGTTTGGTCGCCGTCAAACTCCTGGCGCGGGGTCTGGGCCGCGACTCAGCTAGGATTCGCCAATTCCACAAGGAAGTGGATCGTCAAAAACGATTAGCCTCATCCTCTCTTTCGTCGAAGCGTTCGGACTTTTTCTTGGGCAAAGGTGCAACCGCCTCCATTCTGCCCTTGCTGGATTCGGGCGAGGAGGACGGGATCGCCTACCTGGTGATGCCCTATATCGAAGGCTGGACGCTCGCTCAAATCATTGAGCAACGATGGTGTCACAAACGAGGCCAGATCCCGGTCGAGTCGCACCGCTTGGCGCTGTTGCCTGAATGGGAATATCGCCGTGAGATGGCCGGTTTGCTGGCGCGGTTGGCCCGGGCGTTGCACGTTTGCCATCAAGCTCGGCTGGCGCATCGCGACGTGAAACCCAGCAATATCCTATTAGCCCGCGACCCGCTCCCGCTCCCCACGCGAAACGGGACAGGGACGCCGTCCTCCTCAACCACCAGCCGCGACCCCACCACCGCGCCGGCTCAGGCGATTTATCTGGCCGACTTCGGTCTGGCCCGCGACCTGGACGACGTGAGCCTTGATCCTGAGCGCGACGCCTTAGGCACCCCCGCCTACATGGCCCAGGAAAAGCTGGAGGGGCGCGAAGGGATCGACGAAATCAAGGCCGACATCGCTTCGCTGGGTCTCACCGCCTTTGAGACCTTCACGCTGGCCAAGCCGCGGCAACTGCCAGTCGGTTTGCGGCTGCGCGGGTCGCAACGCCTGGCCACCTTAGCGGCTTTGACGATGAAACCGCCTCGTGCCATTTGTCCCGACCTGCCTCGTCACTTGGAGGTCATCCTTCAAGAAGCGATCGACCCTGACCCCAACCACCGTTATGCCACCGCCCTGGAGTTCGCCGACGACCTGGAACGCTGGCTCCACGGTCAGCCTCCCCGCGCCCTGGCCCGCCGCCGGTTCGATCGCCAATGTCTCCGGAACCTCCAACGCCGAGCAGTCAAGCTCACGCTTTTTCTCCTGGTCCTCCTCCTGGTCGTGATCTCGATCGCCATCGGTTGGTCGATACGCAATCGTCACTTTGCCCAGCTCGCCTTCAACCGAGCCCAAACCGCCTTCGAGCAAGGCGACCTGGAATGCGTTCGCATCGAACTGGAACAGGCTGAGGCGTTGGGACTGGAGTCCGAGCGACTGGTTGCCTTTTTGGTCCGGGTGCGTCCGGAACTCTTCGCCCAGACCGAAAAGGCGACCGCTTCGGGAGAACGCGAATGGCTGGAACGGGCCAAACTTTGGACCGGTCTGCTCCAGCGCCAACTGCCCGTTGCCGGCCAACGATTCGATGCCCTGCTCAACCGCCGCGTGTTCCTGATCAGTTCCGAACCTCCAGGCGCGGTGGTCACCTTCCGCTTGGCGTGGTCCAACGGCGAGCCTCGGGCGGTGGCCCCGGTAGCCCGGCTCAAGGCTGGTTCCTCGAGCCAACCGACGACCATTGATTCCCTCCTGCCGGGAGATTATTGGGTTACTGCCATCGATCCCGCCACTGGTGGTTTCTCGGAGCGTCCTTGGACCATCCCGTTCAACCCACGCGACAACCATCTCCACCTGCCAGTCTTCGACCACGACCAGCTCAACCTGGACCTGGTTCGCTTCCCCGGTGGACCGCTTCCAAGCACCTCATCCCCTTCGTCCGCCAATCCGTCCGGCACAGTCTCCTCGGCCGAGCAATCGGTTCGTCCCTTCCGACTGTCCCCCCACGAAATCACCTACCGGGAATTCCGCCGAATCCAAACCGCCTTGGGCCAACCCAATCTGTTGACCTGGAGGGGCGACCAACCTCCGCCCCCGGATTGGCTCGACTACCCCGTCACTCGTCTGACTTATCAGGAAGCCCTCGAATTCGCCTGCCTGGTGGGCTGCCGCCTGCCCACTCTTGAGGAGCTGGCCTTTGCTCAAGGAGGAATCGACTGCCTTCAACAGCACGACCCCAACCGCTTTCAACGCCTGTTGGCCCGAGGCGCGATCCCCGATCCCGTGAACAGTTCGGCTGACGATCGAACCGAAACCCCCGGACCGTATCCCCGGCGGCTCTCCGGCCTCTTCGGCAACGTCTCGGAATTCACCCTTCACCCCTCCCGAGGCGACCTCGACCCCACGACTGGCTTGATCATCCCCGGTACCCAAGGCCATGTCGTCAGCGCGGGCCTGATCCGTCTCTCGCCTCACCGCCCCGTAGAACTCGTCGCCGGCCTTCGCGGCAAAGTCCTCCCCAAAGGCGGACGTAACCCCTTGGTCGGCTTTCGCCTAGCCCGCTCCGAAACGCCCCGGTTTCCATTGACCGAAGCACCTTGA
- a CDS encoding FAD-dependent oxidoreductase, whose amino-acid sequence MPDSQAATVEPERADLVIYGATSAGVTAAVQARRMGKTVILLEPGRHVGGMTSGGLGATDIGNKRAIGGIAREFYRRIGDHYARPESWTRQTRESYQEQRRSDAAEGEMWTFEPHVAEQVFRDMLKQSNVNVIFNARLDRTSGQGVRTEGGRIVSLRTLDGREYLGAMYLDCTYEGDLMAAAGVPYQVGREGNAVYGETLNGVQLGSTKHQFLRPVDPYVVPGDPASGLLPGVHAGPPGEHGQGDKRVQAYNFRLCMTDDPDNKVAWSKPERYDPLRYELLLRYLLAGQFDVINLSTPMPNRKTDTNNHGAFSSDNIGMNYDYPEGDDATRARIIQDHRDYQMGMMWFLANDPRVPESVRKRVARWGLSKDEFVDNDHWPHQLYVREARRMIGQTVMTEHHCRGTLKATDSVGMGAYNMDSHNVQRYVAVNRTVFNEGDVQVPVKPYPISFGAIVPKAEDCVNLGVPVALSASHIAYGSIRMEPVFMVLGQSAATAACLAIDGSNAIQKVPYADLRARLLADGQVLEWD is encoded by the coding sequence GTGCCGGATTCCCAAGCCGCGACAGTGGAGCCGGAGCGTGCGGACCTGGTCATCTACGGCGCGACGTCGGCAGGAGTGACCGCGGCGGTTCAGGCGCGCCGGATGGGCAAGACGGTCATCCTTCTGGAACCCGGACGCCATGTCGGCGGCATGACCTCCGGTGGGTTGGGAGCAACCGACATCGGCAACAAGCGGGCTATCGGCGGCATCGCCCGCGAGTTTTACCGACGCATCGGAGACCACTACGCTCGCCCCGAATCCTGGACCCGCCAGACCCGCGAATCCTACCAAGAGCAACGCCGATCCGACGCCGCAGAAGGGGAAATGTGGACCTTCGAACCTCATGTGGCAGAACAAGTTTTTCGTGATATGCTAAAACAATCGAATGTCAATGTCATCTTCAACGCTCGCCTCGATCGCACTTCCGGTCAGGGAGTACGCACCGAGGGAGGGCGGATTGTTTCGTTGCGCACGTTGGACGGGCGGGAATACCTCGGCGCGATGTATTTGGATTGCACCTATGAGGGCGACCTGATGGCAGCCGCTGGGGTCCCTTATCAGGTGGGCCGCGAGGGCAACGCGGTGTACGGCGAGACGCTCAACGGGGTCCAGCTTGGTTCAACCAAGCATCAGTTTCTCCGTCCGGTCGATCCCTACGTGGTGCCCGGCGACCCGGCCAGCGGACTTTTGCCCGGGGTCCACGCCGGCCCTCCGGGTGAACACGGGCAGGGCGATAAGCGAGTTCAGGCGTACAACTTCCGCCTCTGCATGACCGACGACCCGGACAACAAGGTCGCCTGGTCCAAGCCCGAGCGCTACGACCCCTTGCGTTACGAGTTGTTGCTGCGCTATCTTCTGGCAGGTCAATTCGACGTCATCAACCTTTCGACCCCAATGCCCAATCGCAAGACCGATACCAACAATCATGGGGCGTTTTCGTCGGACAACATCGGCATGAATTACGACTACCCCGAAGGTGACGATGCAACCCGCGCCCGGATCATTCAGGATCACCGCGACTATCAGATGGGGATGATGTGGTTCCTCGCCAACGATCCCCGCGTCCCGGAATCGGTACGCAAGCGGGTCGCACGCTGGGGACTCTCCAAGGATGAGTTTGTGGACAATGATCACTGGCCTCATCAGCTGTATGTACGCGAGGCGCGTCGCATGATCGGCCAAACCGTCATGACAGAACACCACTGTCGCGGAACCCTCAAAGCAACCGACTCCGTGGGCATGGGAGCCTACAACATGGACTCCCACAACGTCCAGCGTTACGTGGCGGTCAATCGAACCGTGTTCAACGAAGGTGATGTCCAGGTTCCTGTCAAACCTTACCCAATCTCCTTCGGCGCGATTGTTCCCAAAGCGGAGGACTGCGTCAATCTCGGGGTCCCCGTCGCACTTTCCGCTTCGCACATCGCTTATGGGTCGATCCGTATGGAGCCCGTCTTCATGGTCCTCGGACAATCAGCTGCCACCGCGGCCTGTCTGGCGATCGATGGCTCCAACGCCATCCAGAAAGTGCCTTACGCCGACCTCCGCGCCCGCCTGCTGGCCGACGGTCAAGTGTTGGAATGGGATTGA
- a CDS encoding hydroxypyruvate isomerase family protein has translation MTPSKFVATRRSAIAAAGAAGLAWMSGLGRATTCTRSDVKPHEPTWLTYAVNAEMFWSNLPFEERLKRIAEAGFAHYEFWPWRNKNLDRVAELNRELGLKPVQFTAFWGITHPNRRDLFLNDLAEAIGVAQTLGLDLLTVVAGEESPGLSRDEQTRAVVETLRAGAELVAPAGITLILEPLNVLVDHPKQLVVTSQQAAQVIDAVGSPHVKILFDVYHQQISEGNLSGNIRAHKERIGYYQIADHPGRNEPFTGEIHYPHILKVIHETGQTRPIGLELRPRRDPLQALAAVRRADAEARVLAQA, from the coding sequence ATGACTCCCTCGAAGTTCGTCGCCACGCGCCGTTCGGCGATCGCCGCCGCAGGCGCGGCGGGTCTGGCCTGGATGAGCGGCTTGGGACGCGCGACCACCTGCACACGCAGCGACGTGAAGCCCCACGAGCCGACTTGGCTGACCTATGCGGTCAACGCTGAAATGTTCTGGTCCAACCTTCCCTTCGAGGAACGGCTCAAGCGAATTGCCGAGGCCGGCTTTGCCCACTACGAGTTTTGGCCCTGGCGAAACAAAAACCTCGACCGGGTCGCGGAACTCAACCGCGAGTTGGGCCTAAAACCGGTTCAATTCACCGCCTTTTGGGGAATCACCCACCCCAACCGCCGGGACCTCTTCCTCAACGACCTTGCCGAAGCCATCGGCGTGGCCCAAACCTTGGGTTTGGATCTGCTGACGGTGGTGGCAGGCGAGGAAAGCCCGGGATTGTCCCGTGACGAGCAAACCCGTGCTGTGGTCGAAACCCTCCGCGCTGGGGCGGAACTGGTCGCCCCCGCCGGAATCACCTTGATCCTGGAACCGCTCAACGTGTTGGTCGATCACCCCAAACAACTGGTGGTGACTTCCCAACAAGCCGCCCAAGTGATCGACGCCGTCGGGTCGCCGCACGTCAAAATCCTCTTCGACGTTTATCACCAGCAAATCAGCGAAGGCAACCTCAGCGGCAACATCCGCGCCCACAAGGAGCGGATTGGCTACTACCAGATCGCCGACCACCCCGGACGCAACGAACCATTCACCGGCGAGATCCACTATCCTCACATTCTCAAGGTTATTCACGAGACCGGTCAAACTCGGCCGATCGGCCTGGAACTGCGCCCCCGACGCGACCCACTCCAAGCGTTGGCCGCTGTCCGGCGTGCCGACGCCGAAGCCCGCGTTTTGGCTCAAGCCTGA
- a CDS encoding dipeptidase: MWTTTACWLQGPGCPLALAKAEGDQLAGGTNYKPRALSETEAELNERAERLHRSALVIDGHNDLPWVLRVRGDWSFERLDLSRGLGDLAHTDIPRLKAGGVKAQFWAIFIPTTHPEPSKTILEQIDVVHRMCERYPETFAVATTADELEAAVASGRIASLLGIEGGVAIENNLALLRIYRRLGVRYMTLCHNVTLDWVDSATDSPRNGGLSPFGERVVREMNRLGILVDLSHVSAEAMRDVLRVSQGPVIASHSGAFAVAGHPRNLPDDVLRGIRDCRGVAMIVFYPGFLVKEHAEAAAAFREEARRRFANPDDYEKAVDQWYEANPTPKGSVAILADHIDHAVKIAGIDHVGLGSDFDGIETTLGGVEDVAGFPAVTLELLRRGYSEEDVRKILGLNIVRALRDAEATALDLQRRTAPEVDPPVQRSAQ, encoded by the coding sequence ATGTGGACAACAACGGCGTGCTGGTTGCAGGGACCGGGCTGTCCCCTGGCGTTGGCCAAGGCCGAGGGGGACCAATTGGCGGGGGGAACCAACTACAAACCGCGCGCCTTGTCCGAAACCGAGGCGGAACTCAATGAACGCGCGGAGCGCCTGCACCGCTCAGCGCTGGTGATTGACGGCCACAACGATTTGCCCTGGGTGCTGCGCGTCCGAGGCGACTGGTCATTTGAGCGTCTGGATTTGAGTCGGGGTCTAGGTGACTTGGCACACACCGACATTCCTCGTCTCAAGGCCGGCGGGGTCAAGGCTCAGTTCTGGGCCATCTTCATTCCAACGACGCATCCCGAACCATCCAAGACGATTCTTGAACAAATCGACGTGGTTCATCGGATGTGCGAGCGTTACCCGGAAACCTTCGCGGTGGCGACCACGGCCGACGAGCTAGAGGCGGCGGTGGCCTCGGGTCGGATCGCCTCGCTCTTGGGAATCGAGGGCGGCGTGGCGATCGAAAACAACTTGGCGTTGTTGAGGATTTATCGACGTCTGGGGGTCCGATATATGACGTTGTGCCACAACGTCACGCTCGACTGGGTTGATTCGGCGACCGACTCGCCCCGCAACGGCGGGCTGTCTCCCTTTGGAGAGCGGGTGGTGCGCGAAATGAACCGCCTGGGCATCCTGGTCGATCTTTCGCACGTCTCGGCCGAGGCGATGCGGGATGTGCTCAGGGTGTCCCAAGGGCCGGTCATCGCTAGCCATTCGGGAGCCTTCGCGGTGGCGGGTCATCCCCGCAACCTTCCCGACGACGTTCTGAGAGGCATTCGGGATTGTCGTGGCGTGGCGATGATCGTGTTTTATCCAGGCTTCCTGGTCAAGGAACACGCCGAGGCCGCGGCCGCCTTCCGTGAAGAGGCCCGCCGCCGGTTCGCCAACCCCGACGACTACGAAAAGGCGGTGGATCAGTGGTATGAGGCCAACCCAACTCCCAAAGGCTCGGTCGCAATTCTCGCTGACCACATCGATCACGCCGTCAAAATCGCTGGGATCGATCACGTCGGCCTGGGCTCCGACTTCGACGGCATCGAGACCACCCTGGGCGGCGTCGAGGATGTCGCCGGCTTCCCAGCGGTGACGTTGGAATTGCTGCGTCGCGGCTATTCCGAGGAGGATGTGCGCAAAATCTTGGGACTCAACATCGTGAGGGCCTTGCGCGACGCCGAGGCAACCGCCCTTGACCTCCAACGCCGAACCGCCCCCGAAGTGGACCCTCCCGTCCAACGATCGGCCCAGTAA